A region of Nostoc sp. HK-01 DNA encodes the following proteins:
- a CDS encoding TPR repeat-containing protein, translated as MHYKKIGLIFLIFLLSSIGSVTFAFLYPQFYTLNLQVLAQTPQDSIIKANDLVNQGIEQSEKSQFDTAIKSWQSALTIYQRVNDSFSQGTVLNYIGLAYRNLGQYQQSLVSLQQALALLKEGQDKVAIGTTFNNLGLVYNNLSQYEQALDFYQQALAIKQEFNDRRGQATLLNNIGTTYRNLSQYQKALEVYRQALILFKSVLDKSGEGTSLNNIGGVYDNLGQYSEALEVYQQALNLLQDVKDKTGEGTTLNNIGVLYRNLGQYSKALEQYQQALEILKQLGKRPLIATTLNNIGEIYDLQHQYETALNYYEQALKIRQEIQDKVGEGTTLNSIGAAYRNLGKYPEALKVYQQALAVKTEANDSRGRATTLNNRGNVYLDQGQHAKALEYYQQALEIYTEVGDRPNIGTTLNNIGSAYLQTGSYQRATEKLKKAIEVLESLRPGLSDANKVAIFETQDYTYRTLQRALIAQNRIEEALEIAERGRARAYVELLSKRLSDTSDPQPTILPPTIKQVQEIAQTQKATLVEYSIISERELFIWVIQPTGKISFRLVDLKSLKTSLQDFVSNSRTLIGVRGRSLAIIPKNPNELNKNQDIITRKTLENLHQILIQPIAKFLPTNPSSRIIFLPHTSLFLIPFPALQDTNGKYLIEKYIISTAPAIQVLDLTHKQRQKVSGVGALVVGNPKIETQVSRKYGLTQLDGAEQEAIKIAEILNTKAILGIEPTKAAILQKMPSARIIHLATHGLLDDVQKLGIPGAIVLAPNGKDNGLLTAKEILDSKLKLNAELVVLSACDTGQGTLTGDGVIGLSRSLITVGAPSVIVTLWKIPDTSTALLMTEFYQNLQQHSDKATALRTAMLTTMKKYPNPLEWSGFTLIGEAE; from the coding sequence ATGCATTACAAAAAAATAGGCTTGATATTCCTAATTTTTTTATTATCCAGTATCGGTAGTGTAACTTTTGCATTTCTCTACCCACAATTCTATACTCTGAATTTGCAAGTATTAGCCCAAACACCTCAAGATTCAATCATAAAAGCAAACGATCTAGTAAATCAAGGAATTGAACAATCTGAAAAAAGTCAATTTGATACCGCAATCAAATCTTGGCAATCTGCATTGACTATATATCAAAGAGTTAATGACAGCTTTAGCCAAGGAACAGTTCTTAACTATATTGGGTTGGCTTATAGAAATTTAGGACAATATCAACAATCACTTGTATCGTTACAGCAAGCCTTAGCACTTTTAAAAGAAGGTCAAGATAAAGTAGCTATTGGAACAACTTTTAATAATTTGGGTTTAGTTTACAACAATCTTTCTCAATATGAACAAGCATTAGATTTTTACCAGCAAGCCTTGGCTATTAAACAAGAATTCAACGACCGTCGTGGACAAGCAACACTGCTCAACAATATTGGTACGACTTATCGCAATCTCAGCCAATATCAAAAAGCATTGGAAGTTTACCGACAAGCTTTGATCTTATTCAAAAGTGTTCTTGATAAGTCTGGTGAAGGTACATCGCTGAATAACATTGGCGGAGTTTACGATAATCTAGGTCAATATTCCGAAGCACTGGAAGTTTATCAGCAAGCTTTAAACCTACTTCAAGATGTAAAGGACAAGACGGGTGAAGGTACAACTCTTAACAATATTGGGGTACTTTATCGCAATTTAGGTCAGTACTCAAAAGCATTAGAACAATATCAACAAGCTTTAGAAATCCTTAAGCAACTGGGCAAACGCCCTCTTATCGCTACAACTCTCAACAATATTGGAGAAATTTACGATTTACAGCACCAGTATGAAACAGCACTCAATTACTATGAACAAGCCTTAAAAATTCGTCAAGAAATTCAAGATAAAGTAGGTGAAGGAACTACATTAAATAGCATTGGTGCTGCTTATCGTAATCTGGGTAAGTATCCAGAAGCATTAAAAGTTTATCAACAAGCGTTGGCGGTAAAAACTGAAGCCAATGACAGTAGGGGAAGAGCAACAACCCTGAACAATAGAGGTAATGTCTACCTTGACCAAGGTCAACACGCCAAAGCTTTAGAATATTACCAGCAAGCTTTAGAAATTTATACAGAAGTAGGCGATCGCCCGAATATTGGCACTACCCTCAACAATATTGGTAGTGCTTATTTGCAGACTGGTAGTTACCAAAGAGCAACAGAGAAACTTAAGAAAGCTATTGAAGTGTTGGAATCTTTACGCCCGGGATTAAGTGATGCCAACAAAGTGGCAATTTTTGAAACCCAAGACTATACCTATCGCACATTGCAAAGAGCCTTGATCGCTCAAAACAGAATAGAAGAGGCTTTAGAAATTGCCGAACGGGGACGAGCAAGAGCCTATGTAGAACTGCTATCCAAGCGATTATCTGACACTTCTGATCCTCAACCAACTATACTGCCACCAACCATCAAACAAGTTCAGGAAATTGCCCAAACTCAAAAAGCAACACTTGTAGAATATTCAATTATTTCGGAACGAGAATTATTTATTTGGGTTATTCAACCAACTGGAAAAATTTCCTTTCGTCTAGTTGACCTCAAATCACTAAAAACTTCCTTACAAGACTTCGTTTCTAACAGCCGCACATTAATCGGTGTGAGAGGGCGGAGTTTAGCAATAATACCGAAAAATCCGAATGAACTCAACAAAAATCAAGATATTATTACCCGAAAAACATTAGAAAATCTACATCAAATCCTTATTCAACCAATAGCAAAATTTTTGCCAACTAACCCATCCTCTCGGATCATATTTCTACCCCACACATCTTTATTTCTCATTCCCTTTCCAGCACTTCAAGATACTAATGGTAAATATCTAATTGAAAAATACATTATCTCAACAGCTCCAGCCATCCAGGTTCTAGATTTAACTCATAAACAACGGCAAAAAGTTTCCGGTGTAGGAGCTTTAGTTGTAGGTAATCCAAAAATTGAAACACAGGTGAGTCGAAAATATGGCTTAACTCAGTTGGATGGAGCAGAACAGGAAGCTATCAAAATTGCAGAAATTCTTAATACTAAAGCTATCCTTGGCATCGAACCTACCAAAGCAGCCATCTTACAAAAAATGCCCAGTGCCAGAATAATTCATTTAGCTACTCACGGTCTATTGGATGATGTGCAAAAGTTGGGTATTCCAGGTGCAATTGTTCTTGCTCCGAATGGTAAAGATAACGGCTTGCTGACAGCTAAAGAAATTTTAGATTCAAAATTAAAACTCAATGCTGAATTAGTAGTTCTGAGTGCTTGTGATACAGGACAAGGTACACTCACAGGTGATGGAGTTATTGGCTTGTCTCGTTCTTTAATAACAGTTGGTGCGCCTAGTGTGATCGTGACTCTGTGGAAAATACCAGATACAAGCACCGCCTTACTGATGACAGAATTTTATCAAAACCTTCAGCAGCACTCCGATAAAGCTACTGCCCTACGAACAGCGATGTTAACGACGATGAAAAAATATCCTAATCCTCTTGAGTGGTCAGGGTTTACGCTCATTGGTGAAGCTGAATAG